The Nitrospira sp. sequence CTGAAGAACGCTCCTCACACCGCTGCGATCGTGACGGCTACAGAATGGAATCGTCCGTATAGCCGCGAACAGGCGGCGTTTCCGGCTCCATGGCTGAAGCACAGCAAATTCTGGCCTAGCGTGAGCCGTATCGACGAGGCATACGGCGACCGCCACCTTGTTTGTAGTTGTCCGCCAATGGAAACCTACCAGTCCTAGCAGGCGCCTCCCTTATGTTGCGGTCCTCCATGGGTGACGATCGCGCTCCTTGCCTGATTTTCTGAACTCGCAGTACAGTACAGCTGTCAGCTCTGACCTGGAGGTTCATATGAGCGACATTGGACGTCGAGGTTTCCTGGTGCGGACGGGATTGGCCTTAGGCGCAGCGGTTCTGGCAAGTGCGTACGATCGCGCCTTGGCTGATCAACAACCACTCCAGAGCAAGTTTTCGGGCTGGGATGATCTGCGGACGCAGTTTCGCTTGTCTCCCAAGCTCATCCATTTGGCGGCGTTCTTTCTGGCGTCTCATCCCACGCCGGTGCGGGAGGCGATCGAACGGCACCGAGCCGGCCTGGATGCCGATCCCATTGGCTACTGGTACAAGCATGAGAAGAAGCAGGAGGCCAAGGTTCTGCGGGCTGCAGCCGATTATCTGGGTGTTGAACCCATCGATATCGCGCTGACCGACAGCACGACGATGGGGCTGGGCCTGCTCTACAGCGGGCTGGCGCTTCGTAAAGGACAGGACATCTTGACGACGACCCACGATCACTACTCGACAGAAACTGCGCTACGCCTTCGCGCCGAACGCACGGGCGCCGTCGTGCGTCAAATCACTCTCTATCGTTCACTCAAAACCGTATCTCGCGGCGAGATCGTCGATTCCTTGCGAAAAGGTATTACCCCAGCCACACGCATTGTGGCCGTTACCTGGGTCCATTCCAGCACGGGACTCAAGCTGCCAATCCACGAAATGGCTGAGGTCATCCAATCCATCAATCGCTCGAGAGGCGAGCAGGATCGCATCATCTTCTGCGTAGACGGGGTCCATGCCTTGGGGGTTGAGGATTTCCGCCTCCCCGAGCTCGGGTGCGACTTTCTGATCGCCGGGACTCACAAGTGGATGTTCGGCCCGCGAGGGACCGGGCTCGTCTGGGGGCACCCACAGGCCTGGCCGATTGCCCAGGCCACCATCCCAACTTTCAATACGCAGGTTTTTGATCTTTGGATGAAGAATGCCTCCTCGAGAGGCCTCCCTCAATCCGTTCACATGACTCCGGGCGGGTTCCACTCGTTCGAACATCGCTGGGCCTTGGATGAAGCCTTTGCGTTTCATCAAGCCATCGGGAAATCCAAAGTGACTCAGCGTATCTATGAACTGAATCAACAGCTGAAACAGGGCTTGGCGGCCATGCCCCAGGTCACCCTCCACACACCGCTCTCACAGGATCTTTCGGCTGGGATCGTCTGTTTCGAAATAGCGGGAATGACTCCTCGTCAGATCGTGGAAAAGTTGCGTCAGCGTAAGATCGTCGGGAGCATGACGCCGTACGCGACGCAATATGCTCGGCTCGCGCCGAGTCTCCTCAACTCACCGGATGAAATAGAAACTACGTTGGCAGAAATCCGAGGTCTTCGCTCGTCATAGAGATCAGTTCTGCCACGTGCACCAGGATTGCGGTGCCGGATGCTTCTCAGCGGCGGTGATGCGGGAGGCACAGGCTATTGGAACAGTGGGCAACCTTGAGGTCTCCGTGCGTGACATCGTAGTAGCTGATCAGGCCTCGGCCATCGACCCCGATAATCATCGACGTGAATCGACCGACATCGCCTTCATTCTGAACGGCAGTGTGGGTTGCCGAACGACACTCAACATCGATGCAATGGGCGACTCTGAGATCCCCATTGGTCGCATCGTAGTAACTGATCAGACCTCGGCCGTCAGGACCGATGGTCATCGACGTGAATCGACCAATATCACCCTGACTGTGAAGGGTGCTGATCTTGGCTGAACCACAGGCAAGGTCGGTACAATGGACAACTTTGAGGTCCCCGTTCGTGGCGTCGTAGTAGCTGATCAAGCCGAATCCATCGGACCCAACCACCACGGAGCTATACTGACCGACCTGCCCTGAACTGTCCAAGACACTATGCGTGGCTGAGGCACAGGGGAGATCGTCGCAATGCGCAACCCTGAGGTCCCCGTTGGTCGCATCATAGTAGCTGATCAGCGCCAGGCCGTCGGCTCCGATGGTGACCGAAGTAAATTGACCGACGTCACCTTTGCTGGCGAGTATGGTGGCCTTTGCTGAGCTACAGGCAATGTCGGCACAGTGGGCGACCTTGAGGTCCCCGTTCGTGGCGTCGTAGTAGCTGATCAAACCTCGACCATCAACCCCGACGGTCATCGACGGAAACTGCCCGACCTGTCCCGTTTCGTCCAACGTGGTTTGAGTCCCTGTAATGCAGGCAAGATCAGCGCAGTGCATGATGATCAGATCGCCGTTCGTCGCATCGTA is a genomic window containing:
- a CDS encoding aminotransferase class V-fold PLP-dependent enzyme is translated as MGRRGFLVRTGLALGAAVLASAYDRALADQQPLQSKFSGWDDLRTQFRLSPKLIHLAAFFLASHPTPVREAIERHRAGLDADPIGYWYKHEKKQEAKVLRAAADYLGVEPIDIALTDSTTMGLGLLYSGLALRKGQDILTTTHDHYSTETALRLRAERTGAVVRQITLYRSLKTVSRGEIVDSLRKGITPATRIVAVTWVHSSTGLKLPIHEMAEVIQSINRSRGEQDRIIFCVDGVHALGVEDFRLPELGCDFLIAGTHKWMFGPRGTGLVWGHPQAWPIAQATIPTFNTQVFDLWMKNASSRGLPQSVHMTPGGFHSFEHRWALDEAFAFHQAIGKSKVTQRIYELNQQLKQGLAAMPQVTLHTPLSQDLSAGIVCFEIAGMTPRQIVEKLRQRKIVGSMTPYATQYARLAPSLLNSPDEIETTLAEIRGLRSS